A single genomic interval of Longimicrobiales bacterium harbors:
- a CDS encoding FAD-dependent oxidoreductase translates to MSYPEIAILGAGPVGLEAALAAVAAGRSFRIFEAGQEAASNVRQWGHVRLFTHWDMSVSERMRKALEDSGQVVPSGERCPTGTELVDQVLRPVSELPDVGPCLRPDSRVIEIGREGLLKSDEIGTAARAAPPFRLLIRDSKGSERIEFADVVLDCTGTYDRPNALGKGGVGAPGEKAADEHIIRQLPDFDTGSVSHSPDRWAGLRILLVGAGHSAQTAAISLAKIVEAEPETRVTWIIRNPSPTFSAIEDDPLGSRGTLVRTSLALAVGDDSPFDVRLGRSIEELTTSTDGVVVSLGADQMVTVDVIISLTGSVGDDRMYRQLQVHECWATSGPMTLASALLSDSSADCLAQESHGADTLRNPEPNFYILGSKSYGRNTTFLLRVGWDQVDEVFSLFPNKPVHMDGAT, encoded by the coding sequence GTGAGTTATCCTGAGATCGCCATACTGGGAGCCGGCCCTGTCGGACTCGAGGCGGCGCTCGCGGCCGTCGCAGCCGGACGATCGTTTCGGATCTTCGAAGCGGGCCAGGAGGCTGCGAGCAATGTGAGACAGTGGGGGCATGTTCGTCTCTTCACGCACTGGGACATGAGTGTGTCCGAGCGCATGCGGAAGGCTCTCGAGGACTCGGGACAAGTGGTTCCATCCGGGGAAAGGTGTCCGACAGGTACTGAGCTTGTCGACCAGGTGTTGAGACCCGTCTCGGAGTTGCCTGACGTCGGGCCGTGTTTGCGTCCGGACAGCAGGGTCATCGAAATCGGGCGTGAGGGACTGCTGAAGAGCGACGAGATCGGTACCGCGGCACGCGCGGCACCTCCGTTCCGATTGCTTATCCGCGACTCGAAAGGCAGCGAGCGTATCGAGTTCGCTGACGTCGTGCTCGACTGTACCGGCACGTACGACCGACCAAATGCGCTAGGCAAGGGCGGAGTAGGGGCGCCAGGGGAGAAAGCTGCTGACGAGCACATCATCCGACAGCTCCCGGATTTTGACACCGGCTCGGTCTCTCACTCTCCCGACCGCTGGGCGGGTCTGCGAATTCTCCTTGTGGGGGCTGGGCACTCGGCGCAGACGGCGGCGATCTCACTGGCGAAAATTGTTGAGGCTGAACCTGAGACTCGTGTTACATGGATCATTCGGAATCCGTCGCCCACATTCAGTGCGATTGAGGACGATCCCCTTGGATCACGTGGCACGCTCGTGCGCACGTCCCTCGCACTCGCGGTCGGTGACGATTCGCCCTTTGATGTACGATTAGGCCGCTCAATCGAGGAGCTGACCACGTCGACTGACGGCGTCGTCGTGTCCCTCGGTGCCGATCAGATGGTCACCGTGGATGTCATTATCTCGCTGACCGGGTCGGTCGGGGACGACAGGATGTATCGGCAACTTCAGGTTCATGAGTGCTGGGCTACGTCGGGCCCGATGACGTTAGCTTCCGCCCTTCTCTCGGACTCGTCGGCCGACTGCCTGGCCCAAGAGAGCCACGGTGCGGACACTCTGAGAAATCCTGAGCCGAACTTCTATATTCTTGGCAGCAAGTCGTACGGCAGGAACACGACCTTTCTCCTCCGCGTCGGATGGGACCAGGTCGATGAGGTGTTCTCCCTT
- a CDS encoding M20 family metallopeptidase — protein MSILHDPARATEDGKRTLDLVRGMRDEFVDFLTTLCRVESPTDHPETQGDVHALIGPAFEELGFDVRIVPGRVSGNHLLAVPKRRRRGAPTQLLMGHSDTVWPLHTLERMPVHTDGGRLYGPGTLDMKGGLTQIIFALRALRDLGVEPSLSPVIFVNADEEVGSPDSKRHVRRLARQASRALVLEPSLGPSGLIKTARKGVGQFEIVVRGRAAHAGLDPEAGASAILELSHVIQQVNALNAPKLGRTLNVGLIDGGTRPNVVAADARCVVDVRVVTSEDGREVERLLKATEPVTAGVSLEVSGGVRIAPLERTARNIRLWELAQEAGADLGFDLDHTLAGGGSDGNTTSLFTATLDGLGCVGDGAHADHEHIVIDPSLDRCAILARLLMAPVDNSAFMAEDGES, from the coding sequence ATGAGCATCCTACATGACCCGGCGCGGGCGACGGAAGACGGAAAACGGACACTCGACCTGGTTCGAGGGATGAGAGATGAATTCGTCGACTTTCTCACCACATTGTGTCGAGTTGAGTCACCAACGGACCATCCGGAGACTCAAGGCGACGTTCACGCTCTGATTGGCCCTGCCTTCGAGGAGTTGGGTTTCGACGTGCGTATCGTGCCCGGACGAGTGAGTGGAAACCACTTACTTGCGGTGCCGAAGCGTCGGCGTCGTGGTGCTCCGACCCAGCTCCTTATGGGGCATAGTGACACTGTCTGGCCGCTCCATACGCTCGAGCGCATGCCCGTCCACACTGACGGAGGGAGGCTGTACGGCCCAGGAACGCTCGACATGAAGGGTGGTCTGACCCAGATCATCTTCGCCTTGCGTGCGCTGCGGGACCTTGGCGTCGAGCCTTCGCTCTCCCCGGTGATCTTCGTGAACGCCGACGAGGAAGTGGGAAGCCCCGATTCAAAACGACATGTCAGGCGCCTGGCGCGTCAGGCGAGCCGTGCCCTCGTACTAGAGCCCTCGCTGGGCCCGTCGGGCCTTATCAAGACGGCCCGAAAGGGCGTGGGTCAGTTCGAGATTGTCGTCCGAGGCCGAGCGGCACATGCTGGGCTTGATCCCGAGGCGGGCGCCAGTGCAATACTTGAGCTCTCACACGTCATTCAGCAGGTGAACGCACTGAATGCGCCGAAACTTGGCCGTACGCTGAACGTCGGACTGATCGATGGCGGAACTCGACCCAACGTAGTCGCCGCCGACGCCCGTTGCGTGGTGGATGTGCGGGTCGTGACGTCGGAGGATGGCAGGGAGGTTGAGCGGCTGCTCAAGGCGACCGAACCTGTGACAGCAGGCGTCAGTCTGGAAGTCAGTGGAGGCGTCCGCATCGCTCCCCTGGAGCGGACTGCGAGGAATATCCGTCTTTGGGAGCTAGCTCAGGAGGCGGGAGCCGACCTCGGATTTGACCTGGATCACACCTTGGCAGGCGGAGGCTCCGACGGGAACACGACCAGCCTTTTTACTGCCACACTCGATGGCCTCGGCTGTGTGGGGGATGGGGCGCACGCTGACCACGAACACATCGTCATCGATCCATCACTCGACCGATGCGCAATTTTGGCCCGGCTCCTTATGGCGCCGGTCGACAACTCCGCATTTATGGCTGAGGACGGCGAATCATGA
- a CDS encoding heterodisulfide reductase-related iron-sulfur binding cluster: MNASHETTSETGSAADRLSVALDAQRERLLPCVHCGFCLPACPTYNRLGDENDSPRGRLHLMKAVVEGRLDASSTAFQTHIDRCLGCRACEPVCPSGVEYGTLLELARDVATNVKPPSVLTRALLTVMGSAWIRRPFFLGGRLVRASGLAAFGVRVLPSQGALGTVRLALAMLAASEDSRTASSRLVVPPVARNGEADASAELGSVAVLHGCVQAGLYGRVNDATARTLYANGYVICDALGQDCCGALHAHGGDLEGARRLARRNIDAFEAAGTDRVAVNAAGCGAAMKEYGTLLEQDAVYASRARAFSERVRDVTELLAVAGPRRGAEVLCSVAYDHPCHLLHAQGVESAPLDVLAAIPGVEVRVVQQADECCGGAGIYGMTHPDLGGQIGGDKIKAVRAEQADVACTPNPGCMMQIGAGLRIQGQSGAVVHPVELLDESYEKAGYYQ, translated from the coding sequence ATGAATGCCTCGCACGAGACCACGTCGGAAACGGGGTCCGCGGCTGACCGCTTGTCCGTGGCACTCGACGCGCAACGCGAGCGTTTACTGCCATGCGTGCATTGTGGCTTCTGTCTCCCTGCTTGCCCGACGTATAATCGTCTAGGGGACGAAAACGACTCGCCGCGCGGCCGCTTACACCTGATGAAAGCTGTCGTGGAAGGGCGCCTCGATGCGTCGTCAACAGCTTTTCAGACGCACATCGACAGGTGTCTCGGGTGTCGCGCCTGCGAGCCCGTGTGCCCATCGGGGGTCGAGTACGGGACCCTTCTCGAGCTGGCTCGAGACGTCGCCACTAATGTGAAACCCCCTAGTGTGCTGACCCGGGCCCTCCTCACGGTTATGGGGTCAGCCTGGATCCGACGACCCTTCTTTCTCGGAGGTCGCCTGGTGCGAGCCTCAGGGCTCGCCGCTTTCGGCGTGCGTGTCCTTCCTAGTCAGGGAGCGCTCGGTACCGTGCGCCTCGCACTGGCTATGCTGGCGGCCAGCGAGGACTCGAGGACCGCCTCAAGCCGGCTGGTGGTTCCGCCGGTTGCGAGGAATGGCGAAGCCGATGCGAGTGCCGAGTTGGGCTCGGTCGCGGTGCTGCATGGATGCGTTCAAGCGGGCTTGTACGGCCGGGTCAACGACGCGACAGCGCGTACGTTATACGCGAATGGGTACGTGATTTGTGATGCTCTGGGGCAGGATTGCTGCGGAGCCTTGCATGCGCATGGGGGTGACCTCGAGGGTGCGAGGCGGCTCGCTCGTCGCAACATCGATGCTTTCGAGGCCGCTGGGACTGATCGTGTGGCGGTGAATGCAGCCGGCTGCGGTGCGGCGATGAAGGAGTACGGCACGCTGCTCGAGCAAGACGCTGTGTACGCCTCTCGTGCACGTGCATTCAGCGAGCGAGTACGCGACGTAACCGAACTGCTGGCGGTGGCCGGGCCCCGTCGGGGCGCGGAGGTGTTGTGCAGTGTCGCGTACGACCACCCCTGCCACCTGCTGCACGCTCAGGGGGTCGAGTCGGCGCCTCTCGACGTACTTGCCGCGATCCCGGGTGTCGAGGTGCGAGTCGTCCAGCAAGCTGACGAGTGTTGCGGAGGGGCGGGCATCTATGGAATGACTCATCCTGACCTAGGCGGCCAGATCGGAGGAGACAAAATTAAGGCAGTCCGTGCTGAGCAAGCGGATGTCGCTTGCACCCCGAACCCGGGCTGCATGATGCAGATTGGGGCGGGCCTGCGCATCCAGGGACAGTCCGGTGCTGTCGTGCACCCAGTCGAACTTCTCGACGAGAGCTACGAAAAGGCAGGATATTATCAGTGA
- a CDS encoding FAD-binding oxidoreductase: MTRVRALENTLSAETVTAGSDAASATSFSAEPMSVVAPASADEVAEIMKWASREAVGVLPFCGGSRLPAVPEDHPYVAVSTSRLSGVEIYEAADLTVTAGAGTPSTTIDRVLRENRQWAPFNPPRVEDRSLGGLVALGESGSLWMGYGELRNHVLGMTVVTGDGRVLRLGGRVVKNVAGYDLIKPMVGSAGTLAVMTSVCLRAYPEPAVELVLALTASSIDDLAEAAQRVTTAPVMPASIVLVDGTSKLAGSAGLVLRLHGAPSTVAADRATLEAHVGQLFEEVSTPNALLPDIRDRGADAPCCIEVSAYPSRLADLLGAVSLLDPVGILVDVYAGRARIGLAGTDPDALGRATLQLEALGGALRVIRAEGPHGSAGLGSGLSPDEADLTDRLRTAFDPAGVMWPARGQRSA; encoded by the coding sequence GTGACGCGAGTGCGGGCGCTGGAGAACACGCTGTCGGCCGAAACCGTGACAGCAGGCTCTGATGCGGCATCTGCGACCAGCTTCAGCGCAGAGCCCATGAGCGTGGTTGCCCCGGCCTCAGCAGACGAAGTCGCAGAGATCATGAAGTGGGCTTCCAGAGAAGCCGTGGGCGTGCTCCCGTTCTGTGGAGGTAGCCGCTTGCCTGCGGTGCCTGAGGATCATCCGTACGTCGCAGTGTCCACGAGCCGACTGTCGGGGGTGGAGATCTATGAAGCAGCCGACCTCACCGTCACTGCGGGCGCCGGAACTCCCTCCACGACAATAGACCGAGTGCTTCGCGAGAACCGACAATGGGCCCCGTTCAATCCTCCCAGGGTCGAGGACCGATCTCTGGGCGGTCTCGTCGCACTGGGGGAATCAGGGTCGCTATGGATGGGGTATGGCGAGCTTCGCAATCACGTTCTCGGGATGACCGTCGTCACCGGCGACGGTCGAGTCCTCAGACTGGGTGGCAGGGTCGTGAAAAATGTTGCGGGTTACGACCTCATCAAGCCCATGGTGGGGAGCGCAGGCACTCTAGCTGTTATGACATCCGTCTGCCTGCGGGCGTACCCCGAGCCTGCGGTGGAACTTGTGCTGGCGCTCACCGCGTCGAGCATCGACGATCTGGCAGAAGCCGCGCAGCGGGTTACGACCGCTCCTGTCATGCCGGCATCCATTGTTCTCGTTGACGGAACGTCCAAGCTCGCCGGATCGGCCGGCCTGGTCTTGAGGCTTCATGGGGCGCCTTCCACGGTCGCGGCCGATCGTGCGACGCTCGAGGCACATGTTGGCCAGCTATTCGAAGAGGTCAGCACCCCCAACGCGCTCCTCCCTGACATCAGGGATCGGGGTGCGGATGCGCCGTGCTGTATCGAAGTCTCGGCTTATCCTTCTCGTCTCGCAGATCTCCTGGGTGCGGTGAGCTTGCTGGACCCCGTCGGGATTCTGGTTGACGTCTATGCGGGCAGAGCGCGAATCGGGCTTGCCGGGACCGACCCCGACGCCCTGGGCCGAGCCACGCTGCAGCTGGAGGCCCTCGGGGGCGCGCTCCGAGTTATTCGTGCCGAGGGACCGCATGGCTCGGCAGGCTTAGGGAGTGGCCTGTCGCCAGACGAGGCAGATTTGACTGATCGGCTAAGGACTGCGTTCGATCCGGCCGGTGTCATGTGGCCGGCTCGCGGGCAACGTTCCGCATGA
- a CDS encoding FAD-binding protein, with the protein MTCPLAPSIVAALREIVGADHVITDADRLMVYESDGLTQYRVTPRAVVLPASTEEVAAVVRLLHVEGIEIVPRGAGTGLSGGALPTADGVIVGTARMNQIQTIDTANRLARVQPGVINARLTEATQPFGLYYAPDPSSQSTCTLGGNVAENSGGPHCLKYGVTARYVTGLTIVLAGGRVVRLGGAGRAAARGLDLVGLFVGSEGCFGIATEIEVRLLPVAQGVRTLLGIFDTMEAAGHAVTEIMASGLLPAAVEIVDRATIEAVEASVFAAGYPTDAGAALVIEFDGTEAGLSDDADRAAACCLNAGAREVRRATSEAERVALWKGRKKAFGAMGRIAPDLLVQDATVPRTRLPEVLAQIAAIGERYQLKIANVFHAGDGNLHPNLLFDRHDPDELASVEAASKAIMQLCVDVGGTITGEHGVGVDKRVYMDLVHNEQELAMLRRVRRVFDPDGLFNPGKVLPDEVEAAPPFAEVGSGSSVLEVTT; encoded by the coding sequence ATGACTTGTCCCTTGGCTCCTAGTATCGTCGCGGCGCTCCGAGAAATCGTGGGCGCGGATCACGTAATTACTGATGCAGACCGATTGATGGTGTACGAATCAGACGGGCTGACTCAGTACCGGGTGACACCCCGAGCCGTTGTGCTCCCTGCCAGCACCGAAGAGGTGGCAGCGGTCGTTCGCCTGCTTCACGTCGAGGGCATCGAGATCGTGCCTCGAGGTGCGGGGACCGGGTTGTCGGGGGGAGCGCTGCCGACCGCTGACGGCGTGATCGTCGGAACTGCTAGGATGAATCAGATCCAGACCATCGATACGGCCAATCGTCTGGCGCGCGTGCAGCCCGGCGTGATTAACGCGCGGCTGACGGAGGCGACACAGCCTTTTGGGCTCTACTACGCGCCGGATCCGTCCTCTCAAAGTACTTGTACGCTGGGCGGAAACGTGGCCGAGAACTCCGGTGGTCCGCATTGCCTGAAGTACGGCGTGACAGCCCGCTACGTGACGGGCCTGACGATCGTGCTCGCGGGCGGTCGAGTTGTCAGGTTGGGGGGCGCGGGTAGAGCCGCAGCAAGGGGACTTGATCTGGTTGGCCTGTTCGTCGGCTCCGAAGGCTGCTTTGGAATCGCGACCGAGATCGAAGTTCGATTGCTTCCGGTTGCCCAGGGCGTTCGGACGCTCCTCGGCATCTTCGACACCATGGAGGCGGCTGGCCATGCTGTGACTGAGATCATGGCTTCTGGCCTCCTGCCCGCTGCAGTCGAGATCGTGGACCGTGCCACAATCGAGGCGGTAGAGGCTAGCGTGTTTGCCGCGGGTTACCCGACTGATGCGGGCGCTGCTCTGGTCATCGAGTTCGATGGTACCGAGGCAGGGCTCAGTGATGACGCAGATCGTGCAGCTGCCTGCTGCCTCAATGCGGGAGCTCGTGAAGTACGCAGGGCCACGTCCGAGGCCGAACGTGTCGCCCTGTGGAAGGGGCGGAAGAAAGCGTTTGGTGCGATGGGCCGGATCGCACCGGACCTGCTCGTCCAGGACGCCACGGTTCCTCGAACACGGCTCCCTGAGGTCCTTGCACAGATCGCGGCTATCGGGGAGAGGTACCAACTGAAGATTGCAAACGTTTTCCACGCTGGTGATGGGAACCTTCACCCCAACCTGCTCTTCGACCGCCACGATCCCGATGAGCTGGCGAGTGTCGAGGCCGCGTCGAAAGCGATCATGCAGCTGTGTGTCGACGTCGGCGGGACGATCACGGGGGAGCACGGCGTAGGTGTAGACAAGCGTGTCTACATGGACCTTGTCCACAACGAGCAGGAGCTTGCCATGCTGCGGCGTGTGCGGCGTGTCTTCGATCCCGATGGTCTGTTCAATCCGGGGAAGGTCTTGCCGGATGAAGTGGAGGCTGCCCCCCCCTTTGCAGAGGTGGGTTCTGGATCCTCCGTGTTGGAGGTCACCACGTGA
- a CDS encoding MBL fold metallo-hydrolase — MDGTRSYLVGSDDLVVIDPGPDVDTHVRALAALAAGVRSFRILVTHGHADHSAAAGSLGVVTGADIYGPAGVEGVTIPIEDGFVASTDHGSLVAVHTPGHMEDHLGFHWPVRRAFFAGDLVLGEGDTTWVAEYSGCVADYLASIEKLHALELDVLYPTHGPPLTDPGEALARFAAHRRDRIAQVEQAMTRAPHADIEQLLDTVYRDELPAAVRGAARLSLFALIDYVNGVRR; from the coding sequence CTGGACGGCACCCGAAGCTACCTGGTCGGAAGTGATGATCTGGTTGTGATCGACCCAGGCCCGGACGTGGATACTCACGTTCGGGCTTTGGCGGCCCTAGCGGCGGGGGTCCGCAGTTTCCGTATTCTCGTAACCCATGGGCACGCAGATCACTCGGCTGCGGCCGGAAGCCTCGGGGTCGTTACAGGTGCGGATATCTACGGGCCTGCCGGCGTCGAGGGTGTGACAATCCCGATTGAGGACGGCTTCGTGGCGTCGACAGATCACGGCTCGCTTGTCGCCGTGCACACGCCCGGTCATATGGAGGACCACCTGGGCTTCCACTGGCCTGTCCGGCGCGCCTTCTTCGCCGGGGATCTTGTTTTGGGTGAGGGAGATACGACCTGGGTCGCGGAGTATTCAGGTTGTGTTGCCGACTACCTCGCATCGATCGAAAAGCTGCACGCCTTAGAGCTGGATGTGCTCTACCCGACTCATGGTCCGCCGCTGACGGATCCCGGTGAGGCTCTGGCCCGGTTTGCTGCTCACCGCAGAGACCGGATCGCTCAGGTGGAACAGGCCATGACGCGGGCTCCGCACGCTGACATCGAGCAGCTTCTCGACACCGTATACCGTGACGAGCTACCCGCAGCGGTTCGCGGTGCCGCTCGACTTTCTCTGTTCGCGTTGATTGACTACGTGAACGGGGTCCGGCGCTGA
- a CDS encoding GAF domain-containing protein, with the protein MIWKLFVDAGALIRELQEMRDGGHLSDALLRKAVRSISEDERFEWTGVYLLKEEELWLHNYVGEPTDHAKIPVGSGICGRAVAERTNLNVPDVSVEENYLACNPDIQSEMVILIRAGDDILGQINLDSETKAAFTEDDELALISVADKLAEQLAAERRETP; encoded by the coding sequence ATGATTTGGAAGTTATTTGTGGACGCTGGAGCACTTATCAGAGAACTGCAGGAAATGCGTGACGGCGGGCATCTGTCCGACGCGCTCCTGCGCAAAGCAGTGCGCTCGATTTCGGAAGATGAGCGCTTCGAATGGACGGGGGTCTACCTGCTGAAGGAAGAGGAGCTCTGGCTGCACAACTACGTGGGTGAGCCCACCGATCACGCTAAGATTCCTGTAGGTAGCGGTATCTGCGGGCGAGCTGTTGCCGAGCGCACGAACTTGAATGTTCCGGATGTGTCCGTTGAGGAGAACTACCTCGCGTGCAACCCGGATATCCAGTCGGAAATGGTCATTCTGATCCGTGCTGGCGATGACATTCTCGGACAGATCAACCTCGATTCCGAGACAAAGGCCGCCTTCACTGAGGACGACGAGCTCGCCCTGATCAGTGTGGCGGACAAACTGGCCGAGCAGCTGGCTGCGGAGCGACGGGAGACTCCCTGA
- a CDS encoding M42 family metallopeptidase, producing the protein MSKDISFLERLLDAPGPSGFEARAARVWRAEAETFADDVRVDVSGNSFATVNAGDGPVVMLAGHIDEIGLQITHIDEQGFLYIDEIGGWDPQVLVGQRVTVLSRGGDIPGVVGKKAIHLLQPEERSKASEIRKLWVDVGASDRDAIAGLGIRVGDPMIIAQDMVRLAGDLIASRAIDDRVGAFVVLEAIRMISVDEQAPCASATAVATVQEEIGYQGGGARTSAYAVNPDVAIVVDVTFSTDVPDIEKKELGEHDLGGGPVLSRGSAAHNQVFEMLATVAEEEGIPYTIQASPKATRTDADGIHLTRSGVPTGLVSVPNRYMHSPNEIVHIEDLFNTASLIAAFVRKLGPGTDFTPR; encoded by the coding sequence ATGAGCAAAGACATTTCCTTCCTGGAGCGGCTTCTGGACGCCCCTGGTCCGTCGGGGTTCGAGGCGCGTGCGGCCCGGGTCTGGCGTGCGGAGGCTGAGACCTTCGCGGACGACGTACGGGTCGACGTCAGCGGCAACTCCTTTGCGACAGTGAACGCTGGGGACGGTCCTGTTGTCATGCTGGCGGGCCACATCGATGAGATCGGCCTTCAGATAACCCACATCGACGAACAGGGCTTCCTCTACATCGATGAGATCGGAGGCTGGGATCCTCAGGTTCTCGTGGGCCAGCGGGTCACCGTGCTTTCTCGAGGGGGCGATATCCCGGGCGTGGTTGGAAAGAAGGCCATCCACCTCCTACAGCCAGAAGAGCGGTCGAAGGCGTCAGAGATACGAAAGCTGTGGGTGGATGTTGGCGCCTCTGACCGTGACGCTATAGCTGGTCTCGGCATTCGGGTTGGCGATCCCATGATTATCGCCCAGGACATGGTTCGCCTGGCGGGCGACTTGATCGCGAGCAGGGCAATCGACGATCGAGTCGGAGCCTTCGTGGTGCTCGAAGCGATTCGGATGATCTCGGTCGACGAGCAGGCGCCCTGTGCTTCGGCGACTGCGGTGGCCACGGTCCAGGAAGAAATCGGCTATCAGGGTGGTGGTGCACGGACGAGTGCCTACGCGGTCAACCCCGACGTGGCGATCGTCGTCGATGTCACCTTCAGCACCGATGTCCCAGACATCGAGAAGAAAGAACTCGGAGAGCATGATCTCGGTGGTGGCCCCGTCCTCAGTCGTGGGTCGGCCGCCCACAATCAGGTGTTTGAAATGCTGGCGACGGTCGCGGAGGAAGAAGGTATTCCCTATACGATTCAGGCCTCACCGAAAGCAACCCGGACAGATGCGGACGGAATTCACCTCACCCGCTCCGGCGTCCCTACAGGCCTCGTGTCCGTGCCGAATCGGTACATGCATTCCCCGAACGAGATCGTTCATATCGAAGATCTCTTCAACACGGCCAGCCTCATCGCGGCGTTCGTCCGCAAACTCGGGCCTGGCACCGATTTCACTCCTCGGTAG
- a CDS encoding FxsA family protein, protein MNLLGRLALLFVILPILELMLLIEVGQVFGLLPTLTLVLFTGVAGAWLARAEGMRVFFQFQKELATGKLPGQAMLDGISVLVGGAFLLTPGILTDFAGFSLLFPPTRRWLQRRIQASVEKQAADGSVRVVAMGSFGGGMGGFGASSVEDFQRRPPDASPPGMDPSKGIVIESDDA, encoded by the coding sequence ATGAATCTACTTGGCCGCCTCGCACTCCTTTTTGTCATCCTGCCCATTCTCGAGCTGATGCTTCTCATCGAGGTTGGGCAGGTGTTCGGCCTCCTGCCGACGTTGACGCTGGTTCTATTTACCGGCGTTGCCGGGGCCTGGCTCGCACGTGCGGAGGGCATGCGCGTGTTCTTTCAGTTCCAGAAAGAGCTCGCGACTGGAAAGCTCCCCGGACAAGCCATGCTCGACGGAATTTCTGTGCTGGTCGGGGGAGCGTTCCTTTTGACTCCCGGCATCCTTACGGACTTCGCTGGCTTTTCTCTTCTCTTCCCGCCGACCCGGCGCTGGCTACAGCGGAGGATTCAGGCCAGCGTGGAGAAGCAGGCTGCGGATGGCTCCGTTAGGGTTGTGGCGATGGGCTCGTTTGGCGGGGGAATGGGAGGGTTCGGCGCGAGTAGTGTTGAAGATTTTCAGCGAAGGCCTCCTGACGCGTCTCCACCGGGAATGGACCCGTCGAAAGGCATCGTAATCGAGTCTGACGACGCGTAG
- a CDS encoding 4-hydroxy-3-methylbut-2-enyl diphosphate reductase gives MKFPTMEQTYFRKGFGLKKELRPLIDAEYQSALVERIRSRGYTDSFGDITVRLAQEFGFCYGVDRAVDYAYETVHKFPDRPIHLVGEIIHNPHVNSRMTEMGISFIYPQSDGMFDFSALTPEDVVILPAFGVTLHDFDELKSIGCVLVDTTCGSVLHVWKRVENYAKDGFTAVIHGKYTHEESRATASQVNKFEGGKYIIVRDMAEGGLLFDYIAKRPGHLGREAFIEHFAAKASPGFDPDRDLALVGVANQTTMLAKESLAIGWKVHEAMVEHFGEEHASTHFRSFGTICSATQERQDAVAEMMDAPPEVMLVIGGYNSSNTNHLAHLCRQHTTTFHVEDASCIDVDTGEIRHKPEIDPTTPEVIASDWIPEGSFTLGITAGASTPNNKIGEAVLRILEIRGIDASLETQKGQPA, from the coding sequence GTGAAATTCCCGACCATGGAGCAGACCTACTTCAGGAAGGGCTTCGGGCTCAAGAAAGAGCTTCGCCCCTTGATCGACGCCGAGTATCAGTCGGCGCTGGTTGAACGCATTCGATCCCGCGGCTATACGGATTCGTTTGGAGACATCACGGTCCGACTCGCTCAGGAGTTTGGGTTCTGCTACGGCGTCGACCGCGCAGTGGACTATGCGTATGAGACCGTCCACAAATTTCCGGACCGGCCGATACACTTGGTCGGAGAAATCATCCACAATCCGCACGTGAATTCGCGGATGACCGAAATGGGAATCAGCTTCATTTATCCCCAGTCGGACGGGATGTTTGATTTCTCAGCGCTAACTCCCGAAGACGTGGTCATTCTTCCTGCGTTCGGTGTCACGCTCCACGACTTCGACGAATTGAAGAGTATCGGGTGCGTCCTCGTCGACACGACATGCGGCTCGGTCCTCCACGTGTGGAAACGCGTCGAGAACTATGCGAAAGATGGCTTTACCGCCGTAATCCACGGGAAGTACACACACGAGGAATCACGGGCCACCGCCTCACAGGTCAACAAATTCGAAGGCGGGAAATACATTATCGTCCGCGACATGGCCGAGGGCGGACTGCTCTTCGACTACATCGCAAAGCGTCCCGGACATCTCGGCCGTGAAGCTTTTATCGAACACTTCGCCGCCAAAGCGTCACCAGGCTTCGACCCCGACCGAGACCTCGCTCTCGTGGGTGTCGCAAACCAGACCACGATGCTGGCCAAAGAGTCGCTCGCCATTGGCTGGAAGGTCCACGAGGCGATGGTCGAGCACTTTGGAGAAGAACACGCCTCGACACATTTTCGCTCCTTCGGCACGATTTGCTCGGCGACGCAGGAACGACAAGATGCCGTCGCCGAGATGATGGACGCGCCACCTGAAGTCATGCTGGTGATCGGTGGTTACAACTCGTCGAACACCAACCACCTGGCGCATCTCTGCCGACAGCATACGACGACCTTTCATGTGGAGGACGCGTCGTGCATTGACGTGGACACGGGTGAGATCCGGCACAAGCCAGAGATCGACCCGACCACGCCTGAGGTGATTGCCAGCGACTGGATCCCTGAGGGTTCTTTCACACTGGGAATCACTGCGGGGGCGTCGACTCCAAACAACAAGATCGGCGAAGCAGTTCTGAGAATCCTAGAGATCCGGGGAATAGACGCGTCTCTCGAAACGCAGAAGGGGCAGCCCGCCTAA